From the Rhodobacteraceae bacterium M382 genome, one window contains:
- a CDS encoding ABC transporter permease, which yields MQHLLRLFVQRLALGLLTLFAVSLVIFLSIELLPGDVAQQVLGQSATPENLAAFRRELGLDLPAHTRYLDWLGGFLQGDLGTSLISGIPISDLISERLYNTFFLAGFAALISVPLALILGVVAALHRDTLLDKSINVATLTAISVPEFFVGYILVWIFAVELSMFPSIANLSEDAPFTDRIYRTFLPALTLTLIVTAHMMRMTRASLINLLALPYVEMAQLKGASQRRLIVIHALPNAIAPIVTVIAINLAYLIVGVVIVEVVFVYPGMGQLLVDSVAKRDFTVVQTACLLFAATYILFNLASDLISIASNPRLLHRK from the coding sequence ATGCAACACCTTCTCAGGCTTTTCGTTCAACGACTGGCGCTTGGACTGTTGACACTGTTCGCAGTGTCTCTCGTCATTTTTCTGTCCATCGAGTTACTACCCGGCGACGTGGCCCAACAAGTTCTCGGGCAATCCGCAACACCGGAAAACCTCGCAGCGTTCCGACGTGAGTTGGGGCTAGATCTGCCTGCTCACACCCGTTATCTGGATTGGCTTGGTGGGTTTCTGCAGGGGGATTTGGGGACTTCGCTGATTTCAGGTATCCCGATTTCCGACCTGATTTCCGAGCGGCTGTATAACACCTTTTTTCTCGCTGGATTCGCTGCCCTGATTTCAGTACCGCTGGCGTTGATCCTGGGTGTCGTAGCCGCATTGCACCGCGATACGCTGCTGGACAAATCCATCAACGTCGCCACGCTGACCGCCATTTCGGTGCCTGAGTTCTTTGTCGGCTATATCCTGGTCTGGATCTTTGCGGTCGAACTTTCGATGTTTCCGTCGATTGCCAACCTGTCCGAAGATGCGCCCTTTACCGATCGGATTTATCGTACGTTCCTGCCTGCATTGACTCTGACTTTGATCGTGACGGCCCATATGATGCGCATGACGCGGGCATCGCTGATCAATCTGCTGGCCTTGCCGTACGTCGAAATGGCCCAATTGAAAGGTGCCAGCCAGCGCCGCCTGATTGTGATCCACGCGCTGCCCAATGCGATTGCACCGATTGTAACCGTTATCGCCATCAACCTGGCGTATCTAATCGTCGGGGTCGTGATTGTCGAAGTGGTGTTTGTCTATCCCGGCATGGGACAGTTGCTGGTCGACAGTGTGGCCAAGCGGGACTTTACCGTGGTGCAGACTGCATGCTTGTTATTTGCCGCCACCTACATCCTGTTCAACCTGGCGTCTGATCTGATCTCGATCGCCTCGAACCCCCGTCTCTTGCACAGGAAGTGA
- a CDS encoding ABC transporter substrate-binding protein → MKKYTSGLQIGRRGFLTGSAAVLGLSQLPRPAVAAPTKGGTFRVSVNQGGTSDTLNPAEASGSQQIMVGWALRNNLTEIGSDNKLKPELATNWSSDDAQTWVFKLRQGVTFHNGKTLGTEDVIASLNLHRGEDSTSGAKSLLAGVADITAEGSDGIKITLSAPNADFPFILSDYHFQIMPVGDDGELDLSGTGTGGYTLESWKPGVKTVLKRNPNYWKEGAANFDTVELLLISDSGAATTALVTGEIDAVQSAEYKTLGLLGRDKNVAIESISGGFHPTFAMQSSQAPFNDNNVRLALKYGVDREALVKKVLRGHGTVANDHPVAPSMPYFDASLEQRAYDPDKAKFHLKEAGLDSLSVSLSVSDSLFAGAVDSVTLFREHAAPGGIDVQVAREPGDGYWSDVWMKKPFFTSSWGARPVPDMIFATAYSKGGDWNESEFSNDTFQQLMLAARSELDEAKRGQMYGDMQAILKDEGGSVIPFFRNFVYARRADVSHSEDVASNWALDGYKAIERWWKV, encoded by the coding sequence ATGAAAAAATACACATCTGGCCTGCAAATCGGCCGCCGCGGGTTCCTGACGGGCTCGGCTGCGGTATTGGGCTTGTCGCAATTGCCGCGCCCGGCAGTTGCCGCGCCTACCAAGGGCGGAACATTCCGTGTCTCGGTCAACCAAGGTGGAACCAGCGACACTCTGAACCCCGCCGAAGCCAGCGGTTCACAGCAGATCATGGTGGGTTGGGCACTGCGCAACAACCTCACGGAAATCGGGTCAGACAACAAGTTGAAGCCTGAGTTGGCCACCAACTGGTCGTCTGATGATGCGCAAACTTGGGTATTCAAACTGCGCCAAGGCGTGACCTTCCATAATGGAAAGACCCTGGGTACCGAGGACGTTATCGCCTCGCTGAACCTGCACCGTGGCGAGGATTCAACGTCAGGCGCAAAGTCTCTGTTGGCAGGTGTTGCTGACATCACAGCCGAGGGCAGCGACGGGATCAAAATTACCCTGTCTGCCCCAAATGCCGACTTCCCCTTCATCTTGTCAGATTACCACTTCCAGATCATGCCGGTTGGCGATGATGGAGAATTGGATCTGTCAGGCACAGGTACCGGCGGTTACACTCTGGAAAGCTGGAAACCCGGTGTAAAAACCGTTTTGAAACGCAATCCAAACTACTGGAAAGAGGGCGCGGCAAACTTTGACACTGTCGAATTGCTGCTGATCTCGGATTCTGGTGCGGCCACAACAGCGCTGGTCACCGGCGAAATCGACGCAGTTCAATCTGCGGAATACAAGACATTGGGCTTGTTGGGCCGCGACAAAAACGTTGCCATTGAATCGATCTCGGGCGGGTTCCACCCAACCTTTGCAATGCAAAGCTCTCAGGCACCGTTTAACGACAACAACGTGCGTCTTGCGCTGAAGTACGGGGTGGACCGTGAAGCCTTGGTGAAGAAGGTGTTGCGCGGGCATGGAACCGTGGCCAACGACCACCCGGTTGCACCTTCGATGCCTTACTTCGACGCATCGCTGGAACAACGCGCTTATGATCCGGACAAAGCCAAATTCCACCTCAAAGAAGCTGGCCTGGACAGTCTCAGCGTATCGCTAAGTGTATCAGATTCATTGTTCGCTGGCGCGGTCGATTCCGTCACGCTGTTCCGTGAACACGCGGCCCCCGGTGGCATCGATGTACAGGTCGCACGCGAACCCGGTGATGGCTACTGGTCCGACGTCTGGATGAAGAAACCCTTCTTTACCAGCTCGTGGGGCGCGCGCCCGGTGCCGGACATGATTTTCGCCACAGCCTATTCCAAGGGTGGCGACTGGAACGAAAGTGAATTCAGCAACGATACGTTCCAGCAGCTGATGCTGGCAGCCCGCTCTGAACTGGATGAAGCCAAACGGGGTCAGATGTACGGCGACATGCAGGCAATTCTGAAAGATGAGGGCGGGTCGGTGATCCCGTTCTTCCGTAACTTTGTCTATGCCCGTCGCGCTGATGTGAGCCATTCCGAAGACGTGGCCTCCAATTGGGCTTTGGATGGTTACAAGGCCATCGAACGCTGGTGGAAAGTCTAA
- a CDS encoding LysR family transcriptional regulator, translating to MKPLLDLRHLQLIQAIIETGRITDAAKVLGVTPSALSHRLREAERRLDVPLFTRMHKKLRKTPAADYLAVVAERVLSDLSRAEEDVRRMNRGIQHVVRLSVEAYSNYRWLPSFIKFLKTRTEGIDIQIMAGARGDPLTGVLNRHIDIAVVSGNIAQAGLGSLALFDDPLLYIMAPTHRLADRAFVEGTDIEGEPFITYTKVPEPDREFARLFRPTDSYPQWAATVELPEAIVELVASDLGTSVLSSWALQAALKEQRIVGAQVTQEGITVPWCAVLRSEDMVEDDPIMLVAELLAEWCDMPDSGFHSM from the coding sequence ATGAAACCCCTTCTCGACCTACGCCATTTGCAACTTATTCAGGCGATCATCGAAACCGGACGCATCACTGATGCGGCCAAGGTTTTGGGGGTTACTCCTTCGGCTTTGTCACACCGCTTGCGCGAGGCCGAGCGACGTCTTGACGTGCCCTTGTTCACCCGGATGCACAAAAAGCTCCGCAAGACACCGGCGGCGGATTATCTAGCGGTGGTCGCTGAACGTGTCCTGTCGGACCTGAGTCGCGCTGAAGAAGACGTGCGGCGCATGAACCGTGGCATTCAGCACGTGGTGAGATTGTCGGTCGAAGCCTATAGCAACTATCGCTGGCTTCCTTCGTTTATCAAATTTCTAAAAACCCGGACCGAGGGGATCGATATTCAGATCATGGCCGGTGCCCGAGGCGATCCCCTGACCGGAGTGCTCAACCGGCACATCGACATTGCCGTGGTGTCTGGCAATATCGCTCAGGCGGGTCTGGGCAGCCTGGCCCTGTTTGATGATCCTCTGCTGTATATCATGGCACCGACGCATCGGCTGGCAGACAGGGCGTTCGTCGAAGGTACTGATATCGAGGGGGAACCCTTTATCACCTATACCAAAGTTCCAGAACCAGATCGGGAATTTGCCCGTCTGTTCCGCCCCACTGACAGCTATCCGCAATGGGCAGCGACCGTGGAACTGCCAGAGGCGATCGTCGAATTGGTGGCGTCGGATCTTGGCACCAGTGTTTTGTCCAGCTGGGCGCTGCAGGCAGCCTTGAAAGAACAGAGAATCGTGGGCGCACAGGTCACTCAAGAGGGTATTACCGTGCCTTGGTGCGCAGTCCTAAGATCAGAAGACATGGTCGAGGATGACCCGATCATGCTGGTTGCCGAGTTACTGGCAGAGTGGTGCGACATGCCGGATTCGGGCTTTCACAGCATGTAG
- a CDS encoding aminotransferase class III-fold pyridoxal phosphate-dependent enzyme, producing the protein MNVDATHTIALDKAHHVHPQSNLRQHAEKGPTMITHGKGVYVYDDQGNEIMDGFSGLGCMSLGYHNERLANAAVRQMNTLPFAPTFYNRSHPRVAELCGRLTKLAPGNMTRALIQCSGSEANDTAIKLLWYTNTAKGQPERRKVIGRIRGYHGNTVATASLSGQPHMHAKFGLPLPEFKHTELPNYYRFHIDGETEEEFSARMAKSFEDLILAEGPDTIAAFFAEPAISGGGALMPPKGYWEEMQAVIRKYNITFLVDEVVTGFGRTGNRWGSETWNLKPDMVTCAKALSAAFFPVSALMFRDDFYADMMKNSDEMGTFGHGYTYAGHPVGAAVSLEALDIYDEIDLVGHVRKVSKGFLEKCYAMQDHPLVAEVRGVGLFCGFELMKDAKTREPFDPSWKVGELVQNFAHDRGLYLRAIGDRMSFMPPLIINDDEIEIATERFKGALDDAWAVVRGKI; encoded by the coding sequence ATGAACGTCGACGCCACCCATACGATTGCCTTAGACAAGGCGCACCACGTCCACCCTCAGTCTAACCTGCGCCAACATGCTGAAAAAGGTCCTACCATGATCACTCATGGCAAAGGCGTTTACGTCTATGACGATCAGGGCAACGAAATCATGGACGGGTTTTCCGGTCTGGGCTGTATGTCATTGGGCTATCACAATGAACGACTGGCAAATGCTGCCGTGCGCCAGATGAATACGCTGCCTTTTGCGCCGACCTTTTACAACCGATCGCACCCGCGTGTGGCGGAGTTGTGTGGGCGTTTGACCAAACTGGCCCCCGGCAACATGACTCGCGCACTGATCCAGTGTTCCGGTTCGGAAGCAAACGACACCGCGATCAAACTCTTGTGGTACACCAACACGGCCAAGGGTCAGCCCGAACGTCGCAAGGTGATCGGACGTATTCGCGGCTATCACGGCAACACTGTGGCAACTGCATCGTTGTCGGGTCAGCCGCACATGCATGCCAAGTTCGGCCTGCCCCTGCCCGAGTTCAAGCACACGGAATTGCCCAACTATTACCGCTTTCACATTGATGGCGAGACCGAGGAAGAATTTTCGGCCCGGATGGCAAAGTCGTTTGAGGATTTGATCCTTGCCGAAGGCCCCGACACAATCGCCGCATTCTTTGCTGAGCCAGCAATTTCGGGTGGTGGTGCCTTGATGCCGCCAAAAGGTTATTGGGAGGAGATGCAGGCGGTGATCCGCAAGTACAACATCACCTTCCTGGTCGATGAAGTTGTGACCGGCTTTGGTCGTACGGGCAATCGTTGGGGATCTGAAACCTGGAACCTCAAGCCTGATATGGTCACCTGCGCCAAAGCCCTGTCAGCGGCATTCTTCCCTGTGTCTGCTCTGATGTTCCGGGATGATTTCTATGCCGATATGATGAAAAACTCGGACGAAATGGGCACCTTTGGGCATGGGTATACCTACGCCGGGCACCCAGTGGGAGCCGCGGTTTCGCTTGAAGCGCTGGACATCTATGACGAGATTGATCTGGTAGGCCACGTCCGCAAAGTTTCTAAGGGTTTCCTTGAGAAATGTTATGCGATGCAAGATCACCCGCTGGTCGCCGAAGTGCGCGGCGTCGGTCTGTTCTGTGGCTTTGAGCTGATGAAAGATGCCAAAACGCGCGAGCCTTTTGATCCATCATGGAAAGTTGGCGAGCTGGTGCAGAACTTTGCTCATGATCGCGGGCTGTATCTGCGCGCGATCGGCGACCGGATGAGCTTTATGCCGCCACTGATCATCAACGACGACGAGATTGAAATCGCAACCGAACGGTTCAAAGGCGCTCTGGATGATGCCTGGGCCGTGGTTCGCGGCAAAATCTAA
- a CDS encoding aldehyde dehydrogenase family protein → MTTLLEPKLPEAGLAGNYINGAWHWPANGQTLTIENPSRRVDICAVGRGTATEVDLAVDAARAALPAWRAMAAADRGKLLSELGRRLEENAEEVARVLAAESGNAIKTQSRGEAMGAAGVLKYYGGVAVEQKGETLPLGPGIFSYSTREPHGIVGSIIPWNSPLQLGAVKISMALATGNCLILKPAEDAPLAILKLAELADGLFPPGVFNVVTGFGEDAGAAIANHPGINKVSFTGSSEVGKLIAHSAADRIAKVTLELGGKSPTIVFSDAIESGRLETTAQQVANAMRFARQGQSCTAGSRLFIHKDIWDTLLPKVAEKSAALKVGDALDPDVDMGAVVNAERYGEIRAFVAEAEAQGAKFLIGGTPAEDPAGFTPNPTIITGVDNTWRIAREEVFGPVMVAIPFETEAEVIEMANDTHYGLAAFIFTHDVSRITRLTRSIDAGWIQVNQGGGQIPGMSYGGTKQSGMGSEYSIEGALEAYTYRKSVTINVEAGE, encoded by the coding sequence ATGACTACGTTGCTGGAGCCGAAACTGCCCGAGGCTGGACTGGCCGGAAACTACATCAACGGCGCTTGGCATTGGCCTGCCAATGGTCAGACGCTGACGATTGAAAACCCGTCGCGTCGCGTTGACATATGTGCTGTCGGACGTGGCACCGCGACAGAAGTTGATCTGGCTGTCGATGCGGCTCGCGCTGCTCTGCCCGCATGGCGCGCCATGGCAGCCGCCGATCGGGGTAAGCTGTTGAGCGAACTCGGCCGACGGCTCGAAGAGAACGCCGAAGAAGTCGCCCGTGTTCTGGCTGCTGAATCCGGCAATGCGATCAAGACCCAATCGCGCGGCGAAGCGATGGGCGCGGCTGGTGTATTGAAATATTATGGTGGAGTCGCTGTCGAACAAAAGGGTGAAACCCTGCCGTTGGGCCCCGGCATCTTCAGCTATTCCACCCGCGAACCGCATGGGATTGTTGGCTCGATTATCCCGTGGAACTCGCCCTTGCAATTGGGGGCGGTCAAAATCTCGATGGCGTTGGCCACTGGCAACTGCCTGATCCTGAAACCCGCCGAAGACGCGCCACTTGCGATCTTGAAGCTGGCCGAATTGGCGGACGGTCTGTTCCCACCCGGTGTGTTCAATGTCGTCACTGGTTTTGGTGAAGATGCGGGGGCCGCCATCGCCAACCATCCGGGCATCAACAAGGTGTCCTTTACTGGCTCGTCCGAAGTAGGCAAGCTGATCGCACATTCCGCCGCCGACCGCATTGCCAAGGTAACTCTGGAACTGGGTGGCAAATCTCCGACAATCGTTTTCTCGGATGCAATTGAAAGCGGACGTCTGGAAACAACGGCGCAACAGGTTGCCAACGCGATGCGATTTGCACGTCAGGGTCAAAGCTGTACCGCCGGATCACGCCTGTTCATTCACAAAGATATTTGGGACACATTGCTGCCCAAGGTGGCAGAGAAATCCGCGGCTCTCAAAGTCGGCGATGCGCTTGACCCGGATGTTGATATGGGCGCTGTGGTGAACGCCGAGCGCTATGGTGAGATCCGCGCTTTTGTAGCCGAGGCTGAAGCCCAAGGTGCCAAATTCCTTATCGGAGGAACGCCGGCGGAAGATCCAGCAGGTTTTACCCCAAACCCGACCATCATCACAGGCGTCGACAACACGTGGCGCATCGCGCGCGAAGAGGTTTTTGGCCCTGTCATGGTTGCGATCCCCTTTGAAACCGAAGCCGAAGTCATCGAAATGGCCAATGATACCCATTACGGGTTGGCGGCATTCATCTTTACACATGATGTCAGTCGCATCACCCGTCTGACACGCAGCATCGACGCAGGTTGGATTCAGGTGAACCAAGGTGGCGGGCAAATTCCTGGCATGTCTTATGGCGGGACAAAACAGTCGGGCATGGGCAGCGAATATTCGATCGAAGGCGCGCTCGAAGCCTATACCTATCGTAAAAGCGTAACCATCAATGTGGAAGCTGGCGAATGA
- a CDS encoding DUF4392 domain-containing protein: MTDPNLITRLDNRLDQLVNIDMGERGVEHLFEAARALQGGSLVGAAADALMAVPEGGTVILTTGSVSRAWITPELGENDGPSGAAAIARALVLERNATCVMLCEDTLLPAIQNVMQAAGLFPVTLQQAAIARADQSLATIVMLPYATEDDAGQAQATEMLDKLQPDLLFSTERVGRNDSGVYHSMRGIDYGMGRARVDFLFDLALERGIPVVAVGDGGNEIGMGKVADHVTSHVPYGDTCQCGCGGGIGAVTGCDVLVTAACSNWGCTAIAAAMAARTGNAKLLHTPDREALLLDTMVTNGLINSTHGIVDDSVDGFPRQSHIGVAELCRTIVSRAL; encoded by the coding sequence ATGACCGATCCCAATCTGATCACGCGGCTCGACAATCGGCTGGATCAACTGGTGAACATCGACATGGGCGAACGCGGTGTCGAACACTTGTTCGAAGCCGCGCGTGCCTTGCAGGGTGGATCGCTGGTCGGCGCTGCTGCGGATGCGCTGATGGCTGTTCCCGAAGGGGGCACAGTAATTCTGACCACGGGGTCCGTCTCTCGGGCCTGGATCACGCCTGAGCTGGGGGAAAATGACGGACCGTCAGGGGCCGCAGCGATTGCACGGGCGTTGGTTCTAGAACGTAATGCGACCTGTGTGATGCTGTGCGAAGACACCTTGCTGCCTGCGATCCAGAACGTGATGCAGGCTGCAGGACTGTTCCCTGTAACTCTGCAGCAAGCCGCAATTGCACGTGCAGACCAGAGCCTCGCGACCATTGTGATGTTGCCCTATGCAACCGAGGATGACGCAGGACAGGCTCAGGCCACTGAGATGCTGGACAAGCTACAGCCGGACCTTTTGTTCTCAACCGAACGGGTCGGACGCAACGATTCCGGCGTGTACCACTCGATGCGCGGAATTGACTATGGAATGGGTCGCGCACGTGTGGACTTTCTGTTCGATCTCGCCCTTGAACGCGGTATCCCCGTGGTCGCTGTTGGCGATGGGGGCAACGAGATCGGTATGGGCAAAGTAGCAGACCACGTCACATCCCACGTGCCCTATGGTGATACGTGCCAATGTGGCTGTGGCGGAGGCATCGGTGCCGTGACCGGATGCGATGTTCTGGTCACCGCCGCCTGTTCCAATTGGGGATGTACCGCCATCGCTGCGGCCATGGCTGCGCGAACAGGCAACGCCAAATTGTTGCATACCCCCGACCGCGAGGCCTTGTTACTGGACACAATGGTCACCAATGGTCTGATCAACTCCACCCACGGGATCGTCGATGACAGCGTCGACGGTTTCCCCCGCCAAAGCCATATCGGTGTTGCCGAACTCTGCCGCACCATCGTGAGCCGTGCGCTCTGA
- a CDS encoding aminotransferase class V-fold PLP-dependent enzyme, with protein sequence MIQNNPALIAAIRDRFAHVDTCPYQGERVFFENAGGALTLKSVAETSAFYAAIPDNPGRINPAGQGTQNVINKAKADLAMFMNAASGQFFAGESGTELLFRMIRTACVNAPKGAKVIGSSIEHPATRSAARRWAGIVGQEYVNVPHDDATGMVTADDYAALMTPDVAVATILHASPVTGMGMDVAAISKAIRAVSPDCMIIVDGIQHAAHGQLDLKAYNVDGYAISPYKVFSRHGYGIAWISDRFSAAPHDMLIDAPATGWEFGTRDTGSYATVSDVVSYFDWLGSEVSDETDPRARIEAAGRAIHAYETHLTNTMINGTGNLPGLRDMDHITILAGEDNPAREGLVSVVVKGKESPDVVEILNAQGIRTHTRKADHYSGNVLEPLGLPDCIRISLCHYNTEQEVAQLLGALKALGEQLS encoded by the coding sequence ATGATCCAAAACAATCCCGCCCTTATCGCCGCAATCCGTGATCGGTTTGCCCATGTGGACACCTGCCCCTATCAGGGCGAGCGTGTCTTCTTTGAAAACGCTGGTGGAGCGCTGACGCTGAAATCGGTGGCCGAAACCTCGGCGTTTTATGCGGCAATTCCGGATAACCCCGGGCGTATAAATCCCGCCGGTCAGGGCACCCAGAATGTTATCAACAAAGCCAAAGCGGATTTGGCGATGTTTATGAATGCTGCGTCAGGTCAGTTCTTCGCCGGCGAAAGTGGGACCGAGCTGCTGTTCCGCATGATCCGTACTGCCTGCGTGAATGCGCCCAAAGGGGCCAAGGTCATCGGTTCGTCGATCGAACATCCCGCCACCCGCAGCGCGGCACGCCGTTGGGCGGGTATTGTTGGGCAGGAGTATGTGAACGTCCCTCATGACGACGCTACAGGTATGGTCACAGCAGATGACTATGCTGCGCTCATGACACCGGACGTGGCGGTAGCAACAATCCTGCATGCTTCGCCTGTGACAGGTATGGGTATGGATGTCGCTGCGATTTCGAAAGCCATCCGCGCAGTATCTCCTGACTGCATGATTATCGTCGATGGAATCCAGCACGCGGCCCACGGCCAACTGGATTTGAAGGCTTACAATGTTGATGGCTATGCGATCTCGCCTTACAAAGTTTTCTCGCGCCACGGCTATGGCATCGCCTGGATTTCCGACAGGTTCAGTGCGGCACCACATGATATGCTGATCGACGCGCCTGCGACAGGCTGGGAGTTCGGCACCCGCGATACAGGCTCTTATGCGACCGTATCTGACGTTGTCAGCTACTTTGATTGGTTGGGAAGTGAGGTTTCGGACGAAACAGATCCACGTGCCCGGATCGAGGCCGCAGGGCGCGCCATTCATGCCTATGAAACCCATCTGACAAACACGATGATCAACGGCACGGGCAACCTACCTGGTCTGCGCGACATGGATCACATCACCATCCTGGCAGGGGAAGACAACCCAGCCCGCGAAGGGTTGGTGTCTGTCGTCGTCAAAGGCAAGGAGTCACCCGATGTGGTGGAAATCCTGAACGCGCAGGGCATTCGCACCCACACCCGCAAAGCGGACCACTATAGCGGCAATGTTCTGGAACCACTTGGCTTGCCGGACTGCATCCGAATTTCGCTGTGCCACTATAACACTGAACAGGAAGTCGCCCAACTGCTTGGCGCGCTCAAGGCTCTTGGCGAACAGCTGAGTTGA
- a CDS encoding NAD(P)H-dependent oxidoreductase, whose protein sequence is MKDIQDTTGIQAAIIEAFNFRHACKVFDPERKISDPEFATILEAARLSPTSFGHEPFKILMIQTPEKRELLREFSWGANGMMNGTTGQLGTASHFGIILASTAQTMTAGSDYLQDFYRQVKQLPDEVIEIFNGAYGNFQQSDHKITTDREISDWAGKQAYIVLANMMTTGALMGIDSCPIEGFQMDATSQALEEQFGVDPKLYKPAVMFAFGYRAADPEFPKTRRSMKDTVSWF, encoded by the coding sequence ATGAAAGACATCCAGGACACAACCGGAATTCAGGCCGCGATCATCGAAGCGTTCAATTTCCGTCATGCCTGCAAGGTATTTGATCCCGAGCGCAAGATCAGCGACCCAGAGTTTGCGACCATTCTTGAAGCGGCGCGTCTGTCGCCGACCTCGTTCGGGCATGAGCCCTTCAAGATTCTCATGATTCAGACGCCGGAAAAACGAGAACTGTTGCGCGAGTTTTCCTGGGGTGCGAATGGCATGATGAACGGCACCACCGGACAGTTGGGAACCGCAAGCCATTTCGGCATCATCCTTGCCAGCACGGCGCAAACCATGACCGCCGGCTCCGATTACCTGCAGGACTTCTATCGTCAGGTGAAGCAGTTGCCAGACGAGGTGATCGAGATATTCAACGGCGCCTATGGTAATTTCCAGCAGTCGGACCACAAGATCACCACCGACCGCGAAATCAGCGACTGGGCGGGGAAACAGGCCTATATCGTGCTGGCCAACATGATGACCACCGGTGCGCTGATGGGTATCGATTCCTGCCCCATCGAGGGGTTCCAGATGGACGCGACCTCGCAGGCGTTGGAAGAGCAATTCGGGGTTGATCCGAAACTCTACAAGCCTGCCGTTATGTTCGCCTTTGGGTATCGCGCAGCTGATCCGGAATTCCCCAAGACTCGCCGTTCCATGAAAGACACTGTCAGCTGGTTCTAA
- a CDS encoding LysR family transcriptional regulator, with protein MDTDSLRLFVMAAEKLNISAAGRELGLAPAVSSARLAKLEHSLGADLLHRSTRKVALSLEGAEFLPFAREILAQEEAGRAALGQGQAAPSGKLRFTAPSTFAQLYIAPILPVFLKQYPGITLDLRLSDSRFDLIEGSFDLALRNAALEDTSLKGRKLASDRRILCASPDYLAEHGTPLHPQDLNQHDLIAFADQEPRPLTGPTGPSGVYSPRDARSQLIMDDGLSQKIATIASAGISINSIWSVRQDLLAGRLIRVLPDYHVAGDSVLWLVYPKANVLSAKVRVFIDFLLEHIGRNPAWEQS; from the coding sequence ATGGATACTGACAGCCTTCGCCTGTTCGTAATGGCCGCGGAAAAGCTCAACATCAGCGCTGCGGGGCGTGAGCTTGGGCTTGCGCCTGCCGTGTCCAGCGCGCGGCTTGCAAAGCTGGAGCATTCACTTGGGGCGGACCTGTTACACCGCTCGACCCGCAAAGTCGCGCTGTCGCTGGAGGGTGCCGAATTCCTGCCTTTTGCCCGCGAGATACTTGCCCAAGAAGAGGCTGGTCGCGCCGCTCTGGGACAGGGGCAAGCAGCCCCCTCTGGCAAATTGCGCTTCACTGCACCCAGCACCTTTGCGCAGCTCTATATCGCTCCGATCCTGCCAGTGTTCCTGAAGCAATATCCCGGCATCACGCTGGACTTGCGTCTCTCGGACAGCCGGTTCGATCTGATCGAGGGAAGCTTTGATCTGGCTCTCAGAAACGCTGCACTGGAAGACACCAGCCTCAAAGGGCGCAAGCTGGCCAGCGACCGTCGCATTCTCTGTGCTTCGCCGGATTACCTCGCCGAACACGGCACGCCGCTGCACCCACAGGATCTGAACCAACACGATCTGATCGCATTTGCGGATCAGGAACCGCGCCCGCTGACGGGGCCGACAGGTCCCAGCGGAGTATACAGCCCGCGAGATGCGCGCAGCCAGCTCATCATGGATGATGGGTTAAGTCAGAAGATCGCAACGATCGCAAGCGCAGGCATCTCGATAAACTCGATCTGGAGCGTCCGTCAGGACCTCTTGGCGGGCCGTTTGATCCGCGTTTTGCCGGACTACCACGTTGCGGGCGATTCAGTGCTGTGGCTGGTTTACCCCAAAGCCAATGTCCTGTCCGCAAAGGTGAGGGTGTTCATAGATTTCCTGCTTGAACACATCGGCAGGAATCCCGCTTGGGAGCAAAGCTGA